The following are from one region of the Microbacterium paraoxydans genome:
- a CDS encoding ATP-dependent DNA helicase has protein sequence MTAGTPDAVLSATDIAAALGLPTPTPAQQQVIEAPLEPALVVAGAGSGKTETMSARVVWLVANGLVRRDEVLGLTFTRKAAGELAERIGARLAVVDEYGRRGLLPHLPEIVAGEALRRVAEAAPGRQRELVRAHVLDDLARHYGTGGQSGAVRTAEDLLIRPRVSTYNAFADGIVREHAARIGRDPDVAMLSQAASWMLAREVVLRSDLPELEEVDYALGTVIDAVQRLAGEALDHRVDLAEAERLAAAQAAAFEPYRSHADVEKAAVNLRSLSTLTRLVRDYIAEKDRRGVLDFADQVSGAFDIVESAPDVRAELREQHRVVLLDEYQDTSVIQTRFLAELFRDTAVMAVGDPHQSIYGWRGASADNLYAFPRSFSSTGDVRTYSLMTSWRNDRSILDIANRVLEPLQRPGLDVPPLEPRPGAGEGTVAVRYPFTVDDEAAEVAAWFAERRAAHDETSTSPHTGAILFRSKRHMQTFAGALAARGIPHRILGLGGLLATPEVVDVVSTLRVVHDPTAGSALIRLLTGPRFGVGVADMAALYELGRAIAERDTALMPLPEEVRARLRSSRGADEAVSIVDAVDIVRAVRDDYRLLEGITPEGRARIRSAGEMLERLRRASSQPIPELIRLIELELRLDIELAANETRGPARVAATQLRAFADEVRAFLAADERGTIGSLLAWLDKAESTDELMPRPEPPEAGVVQLLTIHGSKGLEWDAVAVVRLVVDELPGRVSDTSGWFGFGVVPFALRGDRDALPRFVWDPEEAMEGETDPGKRQKLAQASLSGGATKANPHGGALKRFKDAYREYQRQEERRLAYVAITRAKSDLLLSGAHWAGQKAPRTPSPYLLEAIDVLGLDEIPPVDPDENPYDGPGATLHWPLDPLGGRRGVVGAAAAVVEEALQDDAVVPTEELRRLLDERAARQRGTDAQAPTRVPASRFKDYVTDYTGTLSSLVRPMPERPYRQTRLGTLFHAWVEQRSELVGVGTRVDEALWEIDEDEPEGDSTPGASASGAAADAADLAALQETFERSEWGPLQPLAVEIEIDFALGAGLPGLHSGADAHIVICKLDAVYRRADRGGRIEIVDWKTGRAPRTPQEREERMLQLALYRLAYHRRFGVPLEEIDVALYYVADDLVIRGDRVYSEEELFQRWSAARAAR, from the coding sequence GTGACCGCAGGAACCCCGGACGCCGTGCTCTCGGCGACCGACATCGCCGCCGCGCTCGGACTCCCGACCCCGACGCCCGCCCAGCAGCAGGTGATCGAGGCTCCCCTCGAGCCCGCCCTCGTCGTCGCCGGAGCCGGCAGCGGCAAGACGGAGACCATGTCGGCCCGGGTGGTCTGGCTCGTCGCGAACGGGCTCGTCCGCCGGGACGAAGTCCTCGGACTCACGTTCACCCGCAAGGCGGCGGGGGAGCTGGCGGAGCGCATCGGCGCCCGCCTCGCGGTCGTCGACGAATACGGTCGGCGGGGTCTGCTCCCGCATCTCCCGGAGATCGTCGCCGGAGAGGCGCTGCGCCGCGTGGCGGAGGCCGCGCCGGGGCGGCAGCGTGAACTCGTGCGCGCCCACGTCCTCGATGACCTCGCGCGGCACTACGGCACGGGCGGGCAGTCCGGTGCGGTCCGCACGGCCGAGGACCTCCTCATCCGTCCTCGCGTATCGACCTACAACGCCTTCGCGGACGGCATCGTCCGCGAGCACGCCGCGCGCATCGGCCGGGACCCCGATGTGGCGATGCTCAGCCAGGCGGCGTCCTGGATGCTGGCGCGCGAGGTCGTGCTCCGCAGCGACCTGCCGGAGCTGGAGGAGGTCGACTACGCCCTGGGAACGGTCATCGACGCCGTGCAGCGGCTCGCCGGCGAGGCCCTCGATCACCGGGTCGACCTCGCGGAGGCGGAGCGCCTCGCCGCGGCGCAGGCCGCGGCGTTCGAGCCCTACCGCTCCCACGCCGACGTCGAGAAGGCGGCGGTCAACCTCCGGAGTCTGTCGACCCTGACCCGTCTCGTCCGGGACTACATCGCCGAGAAGGACCGGCGCGGAGTGCTCGACTTCGCCGACCAGGTTTCCGGCGCGTTCGACATCGTCGAGTCGGCTCCGGACGTCCGCGCCGAGCTCCGCGAGCAGCACCGGGTCGTGCTGTTGGACGAGTATCAGGACACCTCCGTGATCCAGACCCGCTTCCTCGCCGAGTTGTTCCGCGACACGGCCGTGATGGCCGTCGGCGATCCGCATCAGTCGATCTACGGCTGGCGGGGGGCCAGCGCCGACAACCTCTACGCGTTCCCCCGGTCCTTCTCGAGCACGGGCGACGTGCGCACCTACAGCCTCATGACGAGCTGGCGCAACGATCGGAGCATCCTCGACATCGCCAACCGCGTCCTCGAGCCGCTGCAACGCCCCGGACTCGACGTCCCGCCGCTGGAGCCGCGGCCGGGCGCGGGGGAGGGCACGGTCGCCGTGCGCTACCCGTTCACCGTCGACGACGAGGCCGCCGAGGTCGCGGCCTGGTTCGCCGAGCGCCGCGCCGCCCATGACGAGACCTCGACTTCCCCGCACACCGGCGCGATCCTGTTCCGGTCCAAGCGCCACATGCAGACCTTCGCCGGCGCGCTCGCCGCGCGGGGGATTCCGCACCGCATCCTCGGACTGGGCGGACTGCTCGCCACGCCCGAGGTCGTGGACGTGGTCTCGACGCTGCGGGTGGTGCACGATCCGACGGCCGGCTCGGCGCTGATCCGGCTCCTCACCGGCCCCCGCTTCGGGGTCGGGGTGGCGGACATGGCCGCGCTCTACGAGCTGGGACGGGCGATCGCGGAGCGCGACACCGCCCTCATGCCCCTCCCCGAGGAGGTGCGGGCGCGGCTGCGCTCGTCCCGTGGCGCCGACGAGGCCGTCTCCATCGTGGACGCGGTCGACATCGTGCGCGCGGTGCGCGACGACTATCGCCTGCTGGAGGGCATCACCCCGGAGGGGCGCGCCCGGATCCGGTCCGCGGGGGAGATGCTGGAACGCCTGCGTCGCGCATCGTCCCAGCCCATCCCGGAGCTCATCCGACTCATCGAGCTGGAGCTGCGGTTGGACATCGAGCTCGCCGCCAACGAGACCCGAGGACCTGCGCGGGTCGCAGCCACACAGTTGCGGGCGTTCGCCGACGAGGTGCGGGCGTTCCTCGCCGCCGACGAACGCGGCACCATCGGCAGCCTGCTGGCCTGGCTCGACAAGGCGGAGAGCACCGACGAGCTCATGCCCCGTCCGGAGCCGCCGGAGGCCGGCGTCGTGCAGCTGCTCACGATCCACGGATCGAAGGGCCTGGAGTGGGATGCCGTCGCCGTCGTGCGCCTCGTCGTCGACGAGCTGCCGGGGCGGGTGTCCGACACCTCCGGGTGGTTCGGGTTCGGCGTGGTGCCCTTCGCGCTGCGCGGAGACCGCGACGCGCTTCCGCGCTTCGTCTGGGATCCGGAGGAGGCGATGGAGGGCGAGACCGACCCCGGCAAGCGGCAGAAGCTCGCCCAGGCGTCGCTGTCGGGCGGCGCGACGAAGGCGAACCCGCACGGCGGCGCGCTCAAGCGGTTCAAGGACGCCTACCGGGAGTACCAGCGGCAGGAGGAGCGCCGTCTCGCCTACGTGGCGATCACCCGAGCGAAGAGCGACCTGCTGCTCAGCGGGGCGCACTGGGCGGGTCAGAAGGCACCACGCACCCCGAGTCCGTACCTGCTGGAGGCCATCGACGTCCTCGGGCTCGACGAGATCCCGCCGGTCGATCCGGACGAGAACCCGTACGACGGCCCCGGGGCCACGCTGCACTGGCCGCTCGATCCGCTCGGAGGACGGCGCGGGGTGGTCGGTGCCGCGGCCGCAGTCGTCGAAGAGGCCCTCCAGGACGACGCCGTCGTGCCGACGGAGGAACTGCGTCGGCTGCTGGACGAGCGCGCGGCCCGCCAACGCGGAACGGACGCGCAAGCCCCGACCCGGGTTCCCGCGTCGCGGTTCAAGGACTACGTCACCGACTACACCGGCACCCTGTCCTCGCTCGTGCGTCCGATGCCGGAGCGTCCGTACCGTCAGACCCGTCTGGGGACCCTGTTCCACGCGTGGGTCGAGCAGCGCTCCGAACTCGTCGGTGTGGGAACCCGGGTCGACGAGGCGCTCTGGGAGATCGACGAGGACGAGCCCGAGGGCGACAGCACCCCGGGCGCTTCCGCATCCGGGGCTGCGGCGGACGCCGCCGACCTCGCTGCGCTGCAGGAGACATTCGAGCGGAGCGAGTGGGGACCGTTGCAGCCGCTCGCCGTGGAGATCGAGATCGACTTCGCGCTGGGAGCCGGCCTTCCGGGGCTGCACTCAGGCGCGGACGCGCACATCGTCATCTGCAAGCTCGACGCGGTGTACCGACGCGCCGACCGCGGCGGACGGATCGAGATCGTGGACTGGAAGACCGGGCGGGCGCCACGGACGCCACAGGAACGCGAGGAGCGGATGCTGCAGCTCGCCCTCTATCGGCTCGCGTACCATCGGCGCTTCGGCGTCCCGCTGGAGGAGATCGACGTGGCGCTGTACTACGTGGCCGATGACCTCGTCATCCGCGGGGATCGCGTCTACTCCGAGGAGGAGCTCTTCCAGCGCTGGAGCGCCGCCCGCGCCGCGCGCTGA